In a genomic window of Erinaceus europaeus chromosome 12, mEriEur2.1, whole genome shotgun sequence:
- the ZACN gene encoding zinc-activated ligand-gated ion channel, with product MSHLLAGFTGIWPSATHSTPESCAHLEMHWRPPGSSGCFELLRTLPHLLSSVSAGQPDCVPPCMERAAPQRRGPVHLCTCGWCWCCSTQPHLKFSPAGAVTPSSPSVKLQKMTLRVLLCLAFLRLGFTQPLVQGRQPQVPAVAWPSLSFFNLNSSQEAQEAIQIPSNGSRPLLVKAHVFVSNVFNVDILRYTVSSMLLLRLSWMDTRLAWNTSVYSRRMVTLPWDSLWTPGLTIQEALWVNWQDQNPRVRVDQDGHVELYLALTTETNCDFELLHFPRDQSDCNFSFYAFSNTVMQLEFQAHAVNEMVSVKREYIVKDLQTNIVPQQLVPCFRVTLRLQNTALKAVIALLVPGEALLLADVCGGLLPLWATERIAYKVTLLLGYLVFHSSLVQALPSSSSCNPLLIHYFTVLLLLLFVSTTETVLLAGLLARSNRGLKSGSGLALREERRDHGEAVSHPGEASKGVKGPNRSWVEAADHIFFLVYVVGVVCSQFIFAGMWMWATCKSGPPPSEAAPHGGQPRM from the exons ATGTCTCATCTTCTGGCTGGATTCACAGGTATCTGGCCATCCGCTACCCACAGCACTCCAGAGAGCTGCGCACACCTCGAAATGCACTGGCGGCCACCAGGCTCATCTGGGTGCTTTGAACTTCTCCGGACCCTACCTCATCTACTATCCTCAGTCAGTGCTGGTCAGCCTGACTGTGTGCCACCCTGCATGGAGCGCGCCGCGCCGCAACGCCGTGGACCTGTGCACCTTTGCACCTGCGGGTGGTGCTGGTGCTGCAGTACTCAACCAcacctgaagttttcccctgcag GTGCTGTTACTCCATCCAGCCCTTCTGTGAAGCTGCAGAAGATGACCCTGCGTGTCCTGCTCTGCCTCGCCTTCCTTAGGCTGGGCTTCACACAGCCCTTGGTCCAGGGAAGACAGCCCCAAGTGCCAGCAGTTG CTTGGCCGTCGTTGTCCTTCTTCAACCTCAACTCATCTCAGGAAGCTCAGGAAGCCATCCAGATTCCCTCAAATGGGAGCAGACCCTTGCTTGTGAAGGCACATGTATTTGTGTCAAATGTGTTTAATGTG GACATCCTTCGATATACAGTGTCTTCTATGTTGCTGCTTCGGCTG TCCTGGATGGACACTCGCCTGGCCTGGAACACAAGTGTGTACTCGCGACGTATGGTTACATTGCCCTGGGACTCACTCTGGACGCCGGGACTCACGATCCAGGAGGC GCTCTGGGTGAACTGGCAGGACCAGAATCCGAGGGTCCGAGTGGACCAGGATGGCCACGTCGAGCTCTACCTGGCCCTCACCACAGAGACCAACTGTGACTTTGAGCTCCTCCACTTCCCCAGGGACCAGAGTGACTGCAACTTCAGTTTCTATGCCTTCAGTAACACTG TGATGCAGCTGGAGTTCCAGGCCCACGCGGTGAATGAGATGGTAAGCGTCAAGAGAGAGTACATAGTGAAGGATTTGCAAACCAACATTGTGCCCCAGCAGCTGGTTCCCTGCTTCCGGGTGACG CTGCGCCTGCAGAACACTGCACTAAAGGCTGTCATAGCCCTGCTGGTACCCGGGGAGGCGCTGCTGTTGGCGGATGTGTGCGGGGGGCTGCTGCCTCTCTGGGCCACCGAGCGCATTGCCTACAAGGTCACCCTGCTGCTGGGCTACCTCGTCTTCCACTCCTCCCTGGTGCAGGCCctgcccagctcctcctcctgcaACCCACTGCTCA TCCACTACTTcactgtgctgctgctgctgctcttcgTCAGCACCACGGAGACTGTGCTGCTGGCTGGGCTGCTGGCCCGCAGCAACCGCGGGCTCAAGAGTGGCTCTGGCCTAGCACTGAGAGAGGAGCGGCGAGACCATGGGGAGGCAGTGTCTCATCCAGGAG aagcttccaaaggagTCAAGGGGCCCAACAGGAGCTGGGTGGAGGCTGCTGACCACATCTTCTTCCTGGTGTATGTGGTGGGGGTCGTGTGCAGCCAGTTCATCTTTGCTGGAATGTGGATGTGGGCCACTTGCAAGTCTGGTCCCCCACCCAGTGAGGCTGCACCCCATGGTGGACAGCCCAGGATGTGA